A region of Nitrospirota bacterium DNA encodes the following proteins:
- a CDS encoding universal stress protein: MISHIVICTDGSEYSEGAVREGIGLAKKNNARVTALSVIDFNAEFDALAPDLLEKMEEQAAGHVRAVKALAEKEGLVSNAFVVRSENAYLAIAEEAAKLKADMIIMGRRGKTGLKRLLVGSVAKRTIGHAHCNVLVIPRNAVLTCKNILVATDGSKFSEAAATEAVGMAKNCRAELIVVTAVHAESLAPLDVVSSQMQKDLIAGVEMAAADKSITFVRELAEKEQVKISALTYAGSPADVIIHTAQEKKADLIVVGSHGRTGIDRLLLGSVAERVIGTADCATLVVKG; the protein is encoded by the coding sequence ATGATTTCCCATATTGTCATCTGCACAGACGGTTCTGAATATAGTGAGGGGGCTGTCCGCGAAGGCATCGGCCTTGCAAAGAAGAACAATGCGCGGGTCACCGCTCTTTCGGTCATAGATTTCAATGCGGAATTCGACGCGCTTGCGCCTGATCTTCTCGAAAAGATGGAGGAACAGGCTGCAGGCCATGTTCGTGCAGTGAAAGCTCTTGCTGAAAAGGAAGGTCTTGTCTCCAATGCCTTTGTCGTAAGAAGCGAGAACGCCTATCTTGCAATCGCAGAAGAGGCAGCGAAGCTCAAGGCCGACATGATCATCATGGGAAGGCGCGGTAAGACCGGCCTGAAGCGGCTGCTCGTCGGCAGTGTGGCAAAGAGGACCATCGGCCATGCGCACTGCAATGTGCTGGTGATCCCGCGCAACGCCGTCCTCACCTGCAAAAATATCCTTGTCGCCACAGACGGCTCAAAATTCAGTGAGGCAGCAGCAACAGAGGCTGTTGGCATGGCAAAGAACTGCCGCGCGGAACTTATTGTCGTGACTGCGGTGCATGCCGAATCTTTGGCGCCGCTTGATGTCGTCAGCTCGCAGATGCAGAAAGACCTGATCGCAGGCGTGGAGATGGCAGCAGCAGATAAGAGCATTACGTTCGTGAGGGAGCTTGCAGAAAAAGAACAGGTAAAGATCTCTGCCCTTACCTATGCGGGCAGCCCGGCAGATGTGATCATCCATACTGCCCAGGAGAAGAAGGCCGACCTCATTGTTGTCGGGAGCCACGGCAGGACAGGCATTGACCGGCTGCTTCTGGGCAGCGTGGCCGAACGGGTGATCGGCACCGCAGACTGCGCAACACTGGTGGTCAAGGGCTGA
- a CDS encoding sigma-54-dependent Fis family transcriptional regulator — MVKVLPLRSHCLSGRYSVSNRNRILIVDDEQIALRNLEHIMKKEGYEVTSTQSGQNALKLLEEQQFDLVLTDLKMEKVDGNQILKRCKELSPDTEVIMITGYASLQSAIQVMKKGAYDYVTKPFKLDEVRKVVKEALEKVALKKENHQLREQIEKFAGKVKFITQNPNMQRLLDTARQIAPTDCSVIITGESGTGKELLARYMHFMSQRADGPFIAVNCGAFTEELLTNELFGHEKGAFTGAMSLKKGLIEMAKGGTLFLDEITEMPPSMQVKLLRVIQEREVLRLGSTEPIKIDVRFLAATNRDLHEMIKEGQFRQDLYFRLNVVSFRIPPLSERKDDIPLLSYYFLNKHSVMQKKAVSEISQEVIALLMNYDFPGNVRELENIIERGIALSHDGVVETAHLPEDLKELSIRTFRKKEGKYPSLDDQEMTYIKWVLHEVGGNKTIAAQILGIDRVSLWRKLKKYGLEEE; from the coding sequence ATGGTGAAGGTACTACCTTTACGATCACACTGCCTTTCAGGGAGATATAGCGTGAGCAATAGAAACAGGATATTGATCGTTGATGATGAACAGATCGCGCTGCGCAATCTGGAGCATATTATGAAAAAAGAAGGGTATGAGGTCACCTCCACGCAGAGCGGTCAGAATGCTCTTAAGCTTCTTGAGGAGCAGCAGTTCGATCTTGTGCTTACAGACCTTAAGATGGAAAAAGTTGACGGCAACCAGATTCTCAAGCGCTGCAAGGAGCTTTCTCCTGATACGGAAGTGATCATGATCACGGGATATGCGAGCCTTCAGTCTGCTATCCAGGTGATGAAGAAGGGGGCTTATGACTACGTGACCAAGCCCTTTAAGCTTGACGAGGTTCGCAAGGTGGTTAAAGAAGCCCTTGAGAAGGTAGCGCTCAAGAAGGAGAACCATCAGCTCAGGGAGCAGATCGAGAAGTTTGCAGGCAAGGTGAAGTTCATCACCCAGAATCCTAATATGCAGAGGCTGCTGGACACAGCCCGTCAGATTGCGCCGACCGATTGCAGCGTGATCATTACGGGCGAGAGCGGCACCGGCAAGGAACTGTTAGCCAGGTATATGCATTTTATGAGTCAGAGGGCTGACGGCCCGTTTATTGCCGTCAACTGTGGGGCCTTTACAGAGGAACTGTTGACCAATGAGCTCTTCGGACATGAGAAAGGGGCATTTACCGGCGCAATGAGCCTGAAAAAAGGTCTTATAGAGATGGCGAAAGGCGGAACCCTGTTCCTTGACGAGATCACGGAGATGCCTCCCTCTATGCAGGTCAAGCTTCTGCGGGTGATCCAGGAACGGGAAGTGCTCAGGCTCGGCAGCACGGAACCGATCAAGATCGATGTAAGATTCCTGGCAGCCACGAACCGTGATCTTCACGAGATGATCAAGGAGGGTCAGTTCCGGCAAGACCTCTATTTCAGACTCAATGTTGTTTCATTCAGGATACCGCCTCTTTCAGAGAGGAAGGACGATATACCGCTGCTCAGCTACTATTTCCTGAATAAGCACAGCGTGATGCAGAAAAAGGCTGTTTCGGAAATCTCTCAGGAAGTGATAGCTCTCCTTATGAATTATGATTTCCCGGGTAATGTGAGAGAACTCGAGAACATCATTGAGCGGGGCATTGCACTCAGCCACGACGGTGTGGTTGAGACCGCGCATCTTCCCGAGGACCTTAAAGAACTGAGCATCAGGACCTTCAGAAAGAAAGAAGGCAAGTATCCGTCTCTTGACGACCAGGAGATGACCTATATCAAGTGGGTGCTGCATGAGGTGGGCGGCAACAAGACCATTGCTGCACAGATCCTCGGCATTGACAGGGTCTCGCTCTGGAGAAAACTTAAGAAATACGGGCTGGAAGAGGAGTAA
- a CDS encoding HAMP domain-containing histidine kinase, translating to MIVLQSPMFSGRSSIQNKVRYGYYICIAMIIFIAFLNYFNLRAIDKKLTFSFIISDIFEATLEMRRFEKNYFLYREQREYEENFHYTEKVERLFHTNSDAIKNLSPSTDVGAIEGHIRTYKGLLSRYHKEKFLQGDGSTEGLENSIRETGKKIVEATEGIAIAERSYILEMISFSKKVILVSVILVIAAGVLIGQYFSKMVVRPLKDLEDNMQRIAEGKFEKLQIQSPDTEIVSLSSACSRMIHEIELRQKKFMMQSERLVSLGTMISGVAHELNNPLSNIYSSCQILQEEIAEGDLDYKKLLLQQIHDEIERARTMSKSLLDFSRKTEFERKPYALKYIVDEAIRLIHGELPAKVTVTASIPERIWVFVNKQRIEQVILNLVKNAVDAIAEEGSVTISAREFRDEGVVRIGICDTGTGIDQDKLATIFDPFYTTKEDGKGSGLGLFITRQIIEDHEGKIEVESDHGEGTTFTITLPFREI from the coding sequence ATGATAGTGCTACAATCGCCTATGTTCAGCGGGCGGTCCAGTATCCAGAACAAGGTGCGGTATGGATATTATATTTGTATCGCCATGATCATCTTCATTGCGTTCCTGAATTACTTTAATCTTCGTGCCATCGACAAGAAACTCACCTTCAGTTTCATTATCTCCGATATCTTTGAGGCGACCCTTGAGATGCGGCGCTTTGAAAAGAACTATTTTCTTTACCGGGAACAACGTGAGTATGAGGAGAACTTTCACTACACGGAGAAGGTAGAGAGACTGTTTCATACGAACAGTGATGCGATCAAGAACCTTTCCCCTTCCACGGATGTCGGCGCCATCGAGGGACATATCCGGACATATAAGGGGCTGCTCAGCCGATACCATAAGGAGAAGTTTTTGCAGGGTGACGGCTCAACAGAAGGGCTGGAAAATTCAATAAGGGAGACGGGGAAGAAAATTGTAGAGGCAACCGAGGGCATAGCGATCGCTGAACGCAGCTATATCCTTGAGATGATCTCCTTCTCAAAGAAGGTTATTTTAGTATCCGTGATCCTGGTGATCGCGGCAGGTGTGCTCATAGGCCAGTATTTTTCCAAAATGGTGGTGAGGCCTCTTAAGGACCTGGAAGATAACATGCAGCGCATTGCTGAGGGGAAGTTCGAGAAACTTCAGATCCAGTCGCCTGATACGGAGATCGTTTCCCTGAGCAGCGCCTGCAGCAGAATGATCCATGAGATCGAACTGCGGCAGAAGAAGTTCATGATGCAGTCTGAAAGGCTGGTCTCGCTCGGGACGATGATATCGGGAGTTGCCCATGAGCTTAATAATCCTCTTTCCAATATCTACAGCTCCTGTCAGATCCTTCAGGAGGAGATCGCTGAAGGAGACCTGGACTATAAGAAGCTCCTTCTCCAGCAGATCCACGACGAGATCGAGCGTGCCAGGACCATGTCAAAGTCTCTCCTTGATTTTTCCAGAAAGACCGAGTTTGAGCGGAAGCCCTATGCCCTTAAATACATCGTGGACGAGGCCATCAGGTTGATACATGGCGAACTGCCCGCAAAGGTCACGGTCACTGCCAGCATTCCGGAGCGTATCTGGGTCTTTGTCAACAAACAGCGCATTGAGCAGGTGATCCTTAATCTTGTCAAAAATGCTGTCGATGCCATTGCGGAAGAGGGCTCAGTGACGATCTCGGCGCGGGAGTTCAGGGATGAGGGGGTCGTGAGGATCGGGATCTGCGATACGGGTACCGGTATAGACCAGGACAAGCTTGCAACCATATTCGATCCTTTTTATACGACGAAGGAAGATGGGAAGGGTTCCGGGCTGGGTCTCTTCATTACGCGTCAGATCATTGAGGACCATGAGGGAAAGATAGAGGTCGAGAGCGACCATGGTGAAGGTACTACCTTTACGATCACACTGCCTTTCAGGGAGATATAG
- a CDS encoding sulfite exporter TauE/SafE family protein, which translates to MNVARRVYEFLKMGSQAHAQWDFEVSMSILKSRKKLLILLALLLPICAVSFLEAGDMIGSKTAYAPAFYSTNIFLISIAIGLCAGLITGCIGAGGGFVITPALMAAGVKGILAVGTDLFHIFAKAIMGTAVHKKLGNVSVKLAMAFLVGSGAGTFIGGYINKSLYDYDPLLSELFISLVYAVLLGFLGFYALIDFLKARKSNDTGDAHGSSSTGMTGLAVAVQKVKIAPMITFDEDFVPGGRKISGVIVALGGIVVGLMAAIMGVGGGFITFPMFVYAFGVSSMTTVGTDILQIIFTAGLAAMPQYAIYGYVFYTLAMGMLLGSLIGIQVGALTTKVVKGIHIRGFYAVSILAGFINRAATLPKKLVELEYVNMSKPVVNMIESVGNVVFWVVVSFFAIWVIGMFVANIGKLRGEDESVVPVLVKEEA; encoded by the coding sequence ATGAACGTAGCAAGAAGAGTTTACGAATTTCTCAAAATGGGCTCACAGGCCCACGCACAATGGGACTTTGAGGTGTCCATGAGCATTCTTAAAAGCAGGAAGAAGCTTCTGATCCTTTTGGCATTACTGCTCCCGATCTGTGCCGTATCGTTCCTTGAGGCAGGAGATATGATCGGCAGCAAGACCGCCTATGCACCGGCATTCTACTCAACCAACATATTCCTCATATCCATCGCAATAGGTCTTTGCGCAGGACTGATCACCGGCTGTATCGGTGCAGGGGGAGGCTTTGTGATCACACCGGCGCTCATGGCAGCAGGAGTAAAAGGCATCCTGGCGGTCGGCACCGACCTCTTCCACATCTTCGCCAAGGCGATCATGGGAACTGCTGTGCACAAGAAACTGGGCAATGTCTCGGTCAAACTGGCCATGGCGTTCCTGGTCGGCTCAGGCGCAGGCACGTTCATCGGCGGGTACATCAACAAGTCGCTGTATGACTATGATCCTCTGTTGAGCGAACTGTTCATCAGCCTGGTCTATGCCGTGCTTCTGGGATTTCTCGGCTTTTATGCCCTTATCGACTTCCTTAAAGCCCGGAAATCGAATGACACGGGCGATGCCCATGGCAGCAGTTCAACCGGCATGACCGGACTTGCCGTAGCCGTCCAGAAGGTGAAGATCGCCCCGATGATCACCTTTGACGAAGACTTTGTTCCGGGCGGCAGGAAGATATCAGGCGTTATCGTAGCATTGGGCGGCATTGTCGTCGGACTTATGGCAGCGATCATGGGCGTTGGCGGCGGCTTTATCACCTTCCCCATGTTCGTCTATGCATTCGGCGTCTCTTCCATGACAACGGTCGGCACCGACATCCTTCAGATCATCTTCACCGCAGGACTTGCTGCGATGCCTCAGTATGCCATCTACGGATACGTATTCTACACATTGGCCATGGGTATGCTCCTCGGTTCGCTTATCGGCATACAGGTCGGCGCGCTCACCACAAAGGTCGTAAAAGGCATCCACATCAGAGGCTTCTATGCAGTATCCATACTCGCCGGCTTCATCAACAGGGCAGCAACGCTTCCGAAAAAACTGGTTGAACTGGAATACGTGAACATGTCCAAGCCGGTCGTAAACATGATCGAATCGGTCGGCAATGTAGTGTTCTGGGTAGTTGTCAGCTTCTTCGCAATCTGGGTAATCGGTATGTTTGTGGCCAATATCGGCAAGCTGCGCGGTGAGGACGAAAGCGTCGTACCAGTTCTGGTCAAGGAGGAGGCATAA
- a CDS encoding universal stress protein gives MERYRKILVAVDGSESSRNAFRQACRIVKHDKSWITAITVIPPYQDQFQTLSIKEKVSKALRDDGDRILADIQSIAKEEDVYVKFRLEEGSPVDSILDIAEENFFDLVVTGRRGMTRTDKSLIGTVTGRIIGHSTCDVLVVPRDTNVTWNTLLVPTDGSRFSEGSTGKAIGLAKVYGAQLKIISIVDVTDEFQAQAPDAVESLVNQARQHVEDVAERARERGLQADTFVREGESYKVITALAKKQNADMIIMGSHGRTGVKRLFMGSVTEKVIGHAPCPVLVVKMYEP, from the coding sequence ATGGAACGTTACAGAAAGATACTTGTCGCAGTCGACGGCTCTGAATCAAGCAGGAATGCGTTCAGGCAGGCCTGCAGGATCGTAAAGCACGACAAGAGCTGGATAACGGCTATCACGGTCATTCCGCCCTATCAGGACCAGTTCCAGACCCTGAGCATCAAAGAAAAAGTGAGCAAGGCTCTCAGGGATGACGGTGACAGGATCCTTGCTGATATTCAGAGCATCGCAAAGGAAGAGGATGTATACGTCAAGTTCAGGCTTGAAGAGGGCAGTCCTGTTGACTCTATCCTCGACATTGCCGAGGAGAACTTCTTCGATCTTGTCGTAACAGGCCGCAGGGGCATGACCCGCACCGACAAATCGCTCATAGGCACTGTTACCGGACGGATCATCGGACACAGTACTTGTGATGTCCTTGTTGTCCCCCGGGACACGAACGTGACATGGAACACCCTGCTGGTGCCTACCGATGGTTCCCGGTTCAGCGAAGGCTCAACCGGAAAGGCTATCGGGCTTGCAAAGGTCTACGGTGCGCAGTTGAAGATCATCTCCATTGTGGACGTTACGGATGAATTCCAGGCGCAGGCTCCTGATGCCGTTGAAAGTCTCGTGAACCAGGCCAGGCAGCATGTTGAAGATGTCGCCGAAAGGGCAAGAGAACGGGGTCTGCAGGCCGACACCTTTGTCAGGGAAGGCGAGTCCTACAAGGTCATCACCGCCCTGGCAAAGAAACAGAACGCGGACATGATCATTATGGGAAGCCACGGAAGGACCGGCGTCAAACGGCTCTTTATGGGCAGTGTTACCGAAAAAGTGATCGGCCATGCACCCTGTCCGGTGCTTGTGGTCAAGATGTACGAACCCTAA
- a CDS encoding ABC transporter permease, whose translation MKLIKGTRIAFKALFSHKLRTALAMIGIVVGICSVIVMVALGDGAQQQVLSKIRAMGTDLVMVTAGQVKTIAGRQRQTGNVSTLTMRDARAITEEAQNIKAAAPAQGKKMLVKYEAVNTTTNIIGTTEAVIPVRDLRITRGRFFTDDEDRTAQRVAVVGETVVKNLFGNRSPVGEGIRIGKVSFDVIGVLDRKGTDLVGADQDDVIYIPINTALRRLLNITYINNIYVQAKSSRHIEKAASEITEILREKHRLSGKPDDFTIQSQTEILKSERETTQTFTNLLSTVAGISLLVGGVGILAIMLISIKERTREIGLRRAVGALKRDLLLQFIAESLTLSLLGGIIGILLGVVLSVSASYFTRWSLSLSLPAIMAAFLFSAVIGLIFGVYPAVKAASLDPIEALRAE comes from the coding sequence ATGAAACTAATTAAAGGTACAAGAATAGCCTTCAAGGCTCTTTTCAGTCATAAACTGAGGACTGCCCTTGCGATGATCGGTATCGTTGTGGGGATCTGCTCTGTGATCGTAATGGTGGCGCTCGGCGACGGCGCACAGCAGCAGGTGCTCTCGAAGATACGTGCTATGGGGACAGACCTTGTCATGGTGACCGCAGGGCAGGTGAAGACGATCGCCGGACGGCAGCGGCAGACAGGCAACGTTTCCACCCTCACCATGAGAGATGCCAGGGCGATAACAGAGGAGGCACAGAACATAAAGGCGGCCGCCCCTGCACAGGGTAAAAAAATGCTTGTCAAATACGAAGCGGTAAATACGACAACGAACATTATCGGCACAACAGAGGCAGTCATCCCGGTACGGGACCTCCGCATCACCAGAGGCCGGTTCTTCACGGATGACGAAGACAGAACAGCCCAGCGCGTCGCGGTGGTCGGCGAGACTGTAGTGAAAAATCTTTTTGGGAACAGAAGTCCTGTCGGTGAGGGTATCCGCATCGGAAAGGTCTCGTTCGATGTGATCGGCGTTCTCGACAGAAAAGGCACGGATCTTGTCGGAGCCGACCAGGACGATGTCATTTACATACCGATCAATACCGCCCTCAGACGCCTTCTCAATATCACGTACATCAACAATATCTATGTACAGGCAAAGAGTTCCCGGCATATAGAAAAAGCGGCCTCGGAGATAACAGAGATTCTGAGGGAAAAGCACCGGTTGAGCGGCAAACCTGATGATTTCACGATCCAGAGCCAGACAGAAATATTGAAGAGTGAAAGAGAGACAACACAGACCTTCACAAACCTGCTGAGCACGGTTGCGGGCATATCCCTCCTGGTCGGCGGTGTCGGTATTCTTGCGATAATGCTCATATCGATAAAGGAGCGAACGCGTGAGATCGGGTTGAGACGGGCGGTTGGGGCGCTGAAAAGAGATCTTCTGCTCCAGTTTATCGCGGAATCACTGACACTGAGCCTGCTTGGAGGCATCATCGGGATACTGCTTGGCGTGGTGCTGTCCGTGAGCGCATCCTATTTCACGAGATGGTCTTTGAGTCTTTCCCTTCCGGCGATCATGGCGGCCTTCCTGTTTTCGGCCGTGATCGGCCTGATATTCGGTGTGTACCCGGCTGTAAAGGCTGCGAGTCTTGACCCGATAGAGGCATTGAGAGCGGAATGA
- a CDS encoding ABC transporter permease — MLLSKVITISLKGLSKYKMRTFLMMLGIIIGIATLTVIVSASKGMQKKVMTGIQSFGPNAVMVSAGGGKMFGPPDDKVTTLTLEDANAIRESIKGIKALSSFTTNLEQSIIYGNRNATAPVVGVTPEFADAWQWYASAGDFISDEDNASMSKNCMLGQTVVKELFGDQDPVGETIRVNNTNFKVIGVLSKRGTSPMGMDMDRRVMVPLATAMKRLFNVTYVGMIRIYIDDASRLDEVSRSVAAILKERHHITPPQEDDFRVTNTMSMATMAKGVSKTLGTFLALLSLISLAVGGIVIANIMFISVNERKKEIGIRRAFGATAGDIKKQFLGEALFVTIGGGIIGSVLGVFVSQGMSAMKKMPVVLSWEPFALAIVFSTAVGLIAGIQPAKRAAALDPVNAIRG, encoded by the coding sequence ATGCTTCTTTCAAAAGTCATAACTATTTCACTGAAGGGACTTTCGAAATACAAGATGCGCACGTTCCTGATGATGCTCGGTATCATAATCGGGATCGCAACACTGACCGTTATCGTGTCCGCCAGTAAAGGCATGCAGAAGAAGGTCATGACAGGCATTCAGAGTTTCGGACCGAATGCGGTCATGGTCTCCGCCGGAGGGGGGAAGATGTTCGGACCACCTGACGACAAGGTGACCACCCTGACACTTGAGGATGCCAATGCCATAAGGGAGTCGATAAAGGGAATTAAAGCGCTGTCTTCTTTTACGACAAATCTCGAACAGAGCATTATTTATGGGAACAGGAATGCAACAGCCCCGGTGGTGGGGGTGACGCCTGAATTTGCAGACGCCTGGCAGTGGTATGCGTCGGCGGGCGATTTCATAAGTGACGAAGACAACGCCTCCATGTCCAAGAACTGTATGCTCGGTCAGACCGTTGTGAAAGAGTTATTCGGCGACCAGGACCCGGTAGGGGAAACAATAAGGGTCAATAACACGAATTTCAAGGTCATCGGCGTCCTGAGCAAGCGCGGAACAAGCCCCATGGGCATGGACATGGACAGAAGGGTAATGGTCCCTCTTGCCACGGCCATGAAGAGGCTTTTCAATGTGACCTATGTGGGGATGATCAGGATATATATTGACGATGCGTCAAGACTTGATGAGGTCTCAAGGTCGGTCGCGGCAATTTTGAAGGAGCGCCACCATATCACACCGCCCCAGGAAGACGATTTCAGGGTGACGAATACGATGTCCATGGCAACTATGGCCAAGGGAGTTTCAAAGACTCTGGGGACATTTCTCGCCCTGCTGTCGTTGATCTCTCTTGCGGTCGGCGGTATTGTTATCGCCAATATCATGTTCATTTCGGTCAATGAACGGAAAAAGGAGATAGGCATCAGGCGGGCCTTCGGTGCCACAGCGGGCGATATAAAGAAACAGTTCCTTGGTGAGGCGCTGTTCGTCACCATCGGGGGAGGCATCATCGGATCTGTTCTGGGCGTATTTGTTTCACAGGGCATGTCGGCAATGAAAAAAATGCCGGTAGTGCTGTCTTGGGAGCCTTTTGCGCTTGCCATTGTCTTCTCAACAGCTGTCGGTCTTATTGCCGGAATTCAGCCGGCAAAACGCGCCGCTGCGCTCGATCCTGTGAATGCGATAAGGGGATAG
- a CDS encoding ABC transporter ATP-binding protein has translation MIELKGITKTYKKNGSLEVKVLQGIDLEIRKGEFVAIMAPSGMGKSTLMNIIGCLDRPSNGQYFLDGTEVVSMNDDQLSRTRNKKIGFVFQSFNLLSKTTALENVELPLIYSAEDVDLKAKAKAALEAVGLGDRIDHVPSELSGGQQQRVAIARALVNDPALILADEPTGNLDTLSSQEVMNIFRKLNREGRTIVLVTHELDVAAEADRIIKMKDGKILSDERRAA, from the coding sequence ATGATAGAACTGAAAGGCATAACAAAGACATACAAAAAAAATGGTTCTCTGGAGGTCAAGGTGCTGCAGGGCATAGACCTGGAGATCAGAAAAGGTGAATTCGTTGCGATCATGGCGCCGTCCGGCATGGGCAAATCCACGCTCATGAACATTATCGGCTGTCTCGACAGGCCGAGCAACGGACAGTATTTTCTCGACGGAACGGAAGTTGTAAGCATGAACGACGACCAGCTGTCCCGCACGCGAAACAAGAAGATAGGTTTTGTCTTCCAGTCGTTCAATCTCCTGTCGAAGACGACTGCGCTCGAAAATGTCGAGCTGCCCCTGATCTATTCGGCCGAGGATGTTGACCTGAAAGCAAAGGCAAAGGCAGCGCTTGAGGCCGTGGGTCTTGGTGACAGAATTGACCACGTGCCGTCCGAACTCTCCGGAGGTCAGCAGCAGAGGGTTGCTATAGCAAGGGCACTGGTAAATGACCCTGCTCTGATTCTTGCTGATGAGCCGACCGGCAACCTTGACACGCTGTCAAGTCAGGAGGTCATGAATATTTTCAGAAAGTTGAACCGGGAGGGCCGCACCATTGTCCTTGTCACCCATGAATTAGATGTCGCAGCAGAGGCGGATCGGATCATAAAAATGAAGGACGGCAAGATCCTGAGCGACGAAAGGAGGGCTGCATAA
- a CDS encoding efflux RND transporter periplasmic adaptor subunit — MKKKWIVMIIVVLAAAVSFGAYKMSLFKDRKEVSVPTETVKRRDIASSVQATGVIRAKIGAEVKVGARISGRVEKLYANIGDVVKKGQLIARLEQEDLQAKVNETKMNLRINEATLDLAQKNLQRMQSLYAKDYIAKDIVDVAEKDYRVTTAQVNQIRETIRFFETQMSYANIYAPISGVIASVATQQGETISASALNVPTFVTIVDLHRLEIYAYVDETDIGKIKPGLEATFAVDSFPDKDFRGEVTAIYPKATIQDNVVYYITVISIENPEGKLKPDMTVNATILLNKRENVLAVPSKAIKREGGKKVVTVLENNKPVQKAVKTGWKDGAYTEIVEGLKEGDNVITGEITKKEEGF; from the coding sequence ATGAAAAAGAAGTGGATCGTTATGATCATTGTCGTGCTTGCTGCTGCAGTCTCATTCGGAGCGTACAAAATGTCTTTATTTAAAGACAGGAAAGAAGTGAGTGTTCCGACCGAGACGGTGAAAAGGCGCGATATAGCCTCCTCTGTCCAGGCAACCGGCGTTATCAGGGCAAAGATCGGAGCAGAGGTAAAGGTCGGCGCCAGAATATCCGGCAGGGTCGAAAAGCTCTATGCCAATATCGGGGATGTGGTGAAGAAGGGGCAGCTAATTGCGCGGCTTGAGCAGGAGGACCTTCAGGCAAAGGTCAATGAGACGAAGATGAACCTCAGGATCAATGAGGCAACCCTTGATCTTGCACAGAAGAACCTCCAGCGCATGCAGAGCCTCTATGCGAAGGACTATATTGCAAAAGACATCGTTGATGTGGCGGAAAAGGACTACCGGGTGACGACAGCCCAGGTGAATCAGATCAGGGAAACGATCAGGTTCTTCGAAACCCAGATGTCCTATGCGAACATATATGCTCCGATATCCGGTGTCATTGCCTCTGTGGCCACCCAGCAGGGAGAGACGATATCGGCATCAGCTCTGAATGTCCCGACATTCGTTACGATCGTTGACCTGCACCGTCTTGAGATCTATGCCTATGTCGATGAGACCGATATCGGCAAGATAAAGCCAGGACTTGAGGCCACCTTTGCCGTTGATTCATTCCCCGATAAGGACTTCAGGGGCGAGGTTACCGCCATATATCCGAAGGCGACGATCCAGGACAATGTGGTCTATTACATAACGGTCATCTCCATCGAGAACCCGGAGGGCAAGCTGAAGCCCGACATGACTGTGAATGCCACGATACTTTTGAATAAGCGCGAGAATGTGCTTGCAGTCCCCAGTAAAGCGATAAAAAGAGAAGGCGGAAAGAAGGTCGTTACGGTGCTTGAAAATAATAAACCGGTACAGAAAGCCGTCAAGACCGGATGGAAGGACGGCGCTTACACGGAAATTGTAGAAGGACTGAAGGAAGGGGATAACGTCATAACAGGGGAAATAACAAAAAAAGAAGAAGGATTTTGA